Proteins encoded in a region of the Trypanosoma brucei gambiense DAL972 chromosome 4, complete sequence genome:
- a CDS encoding cell differentiation protein, putative produces MHQTQAYLPYGFYQPQQAAAKQQPPVSEDMRRMFQYLEGLYKPETRENSILELAKDRESYHHLGPALWYGVGIMSVLLQEIISVYPLLSTPHLLAKGMANRVSSVLTLLQAVAFHESTRRMFLDSQMCLFLYPFLRGMNEGTEGLRLTSLGVIGALVKTDDHDVVQYLLNTEIFPLCLNIMESGTEFSKTLATFIVQRLLNSEGGLKYVCLTPERFTAVATVLGKLVESKDCSTRLLRYIIRCYLRLSENQRGREALSRCLPQALRNATYKQALESNTGLVRNLLQLLVNIGDAGATKLHESLLAGGKPQGGDASA; encoded by the coding sequence ATGCACCAAACCCAAGCGTATTTGCCTTACGGGTTTTATCAACCACAGCAGGCTGCAGCAAAGCAGCAACCTCCCGTTTCGGAGGATATGCGTCGTATGTTTCAATACCTCGAAGGGCTTTACAAACCTGAGACGCGTGAGAATTCCATTTTGGAGTTGGCAAAAGATCGCGAATCATATCATCACCTCGGACCTGCGTTGTGGTATGGCGTGGGGATCATGTCAGTTCTATTGCAGGAAATAATTTCTGTCTATCCCTTGTTAAGTACACCTCATCTTCTTGCCAAGGGAATGGCAAATCGTGTGAGCAGCGTGTTGACTCTTCTGCAAGCTGTTGCTTTCCATGAATCCACTCGACGCATGTTTCTCGATTCACAAATGTGTCTCTTCCTCTACCCATTTCTCCGTGGGATGAATGAAGGGACTGAAGGGTTGCGACTCACTTCCCTTGGTGTTATTGGCGCTCTTGTAAAAACAGATGATCATGATGTTGTTCAGTACCTTCTCAACACGGAGATATTTCCCCTTTGCCTCAACATCATGGAGTCTGGAACTGAATTTTCAAAAACTTTGGCGACATTTATCGTGCAGAGGCTCCTTAACTCAGAGGGAGGTTTGAAATATGTATGCCTAACTCCTGAACGGTTTACGGCTGTGGCTACGGTGCTGGGGAAATTGGTGGAATCAAAAGATTGCAGCACACGTCTGTTAAGGTACATTATTCGCTGCTACCTCCGTCTTTCTGAGAACCAGAGGGGACGTGAGGCCTTGAGCCGTTGTTTACCACAAGCCCTGCGTAATGCCACTTACAAACAAGCACTTGAGAGTAATACGGGACTGGTGAGGAATTTGCTTCAGTTGTTAGTAAATATCGGTGATGCGGGCGCCACGAAGCTTCACGAGTCGCTTCTCGCAGGTGGAAAGCCACAAGGCGGTGATGCCAGTGCGTGA
- a CDS encoding RNA-binding protein, putative — MESMPSEETIEVFTEIYKPTLSVDVTAEPPEDTSTGTTPQTSVTPHVSTNIFVAGVPPTWDENNLYQRFKEFGEIVSTKLVRKRHFAFVMFRKPESAHAAINAMHLTHPTPNSPVKLHVSIAMHDEGVDDLPNDRIFIRGLAQWTTKEHLKQSFAPYGTIVEAAVLTNHLGQCKGSGFVQFSSVEEATAAIEAKKNIRIEGLDSELEVKYSETAEVRQLRQERNKNRQKYSPKYRQRLSPFPFFPQVPVGPPMQTFPMIGVPTSVPVFYPPPPTATAVPSPHVIYPTLVTSPPLPMFTTAPTIFEAKTEAFPSSGDVHLSGVSLSEPVLSSLLQRYGDVSAMELLEDGAAAIRMADRNMHTLIVQELNGLVFSNGQLMVARLYA; from the coding sequence ATGGAAAGTATGCCGTCTGAGGAAACAATAGAAGTTTTTACTGAAATTTACAAACCGACATTAAGCGTAGATGTAACAGCTGAACCTCCCGAAGACACGAGCACTGGAACAACCCCTCAGACATCCGTTACGCCTCATGTTTCCACCAACATTTTTGTTGCTGGTGTTCCACCAACATGGGATGAAAACAACTTGTACCAAAGGTTTAAGGAATTTGGTGAGATTGTATCCACAAAACTTGTACGGAAAAgacattttgcttttgtgatgTTCAGAAAACCGGAGTCCGCACATGCTGCAATTAACGCCATGCATCTCACACATCCGACACCGAATAGTCCCGTGAAGCTGCATGTGTCTATCGCAATGCATGACGAGGGTGTGGATGATTTGCCCAATGATCGCATATTCATTAGAGGACTCGCGCAATGGACAACAAAAGAACATCTCAAGCAAAGTTTTGCACCATATGGAACCATTGTAGAAGCTGCCGTCCTCACCAATCACCTCGGGCAATGCAAAGGTTCTGGTTTTGTTCAGTTTTCGTCCGTTGAGGAGGCAACAGCCGCGATTGAGGCAAAGAAGAATATTCGTATCGAAGGCTTGGATTCTGAGCTGGAGGTTAAATATTCTGAGACGGCGGAAGTTAGGCAACTACGACAGGAGCGTAATAAAAACAGGCAAAAATACTCTCCCAAATACCGACAGCGCCTGTCGCCATTTCCATTCTTCCCGCAGGTTCCTGTGGGGCCACCCATGCAAACGTTTCCAATGATTGGCGTTCCAACGTCTGTGCCCGTATTTTATCCGCCGCCCCCGACCGCAACGGCGGTGCCTTCACCCCACGTCATTTATCCCACACTCGTGACGTCTCCACCACTGCCAATGTTTACCACTGCGCCAACGATATTTGAGGCTAAGACGGAGGCATTTCCCAGCAGTGGAGACGTGCACCTTTCAGGTGTTTCATTGTCAGAACCTGTTCTTTCATCATTACTGCAACGCTATGGAGATGTAAGCGCCATGGAGCTTCTTGAAGACGGTGCAGCAGCGATACGGATGGCAGACCGTAATATGCATACGCTTATAGTTCAAGAGTTGAATGGCCTTGTTTTCTCTAACGGTCAGTTGATGGTGGCAAGGCTTTATGCCTAA
- a CDS encoding phosphatidylinositol 3-kinase tor, putative: MSLGYDARKVEALIRTIAVSSKCDVIYAAEVVKQAKDNQRKNQQEYENLVSCLLFCLENFDVVEGGTAEVKCALVTLATLLQLDLTANQVSQCNSYLSICLTHVQDVSVAFVASRAFGETLVTSMTSDFVQEQVEGAFLAIDLKENITHAQRVCALLMLQEVVTKIPMRILDMLDSLFEKLWGMLASSDAMIREISHLLFMDCGKLLCSRSPVNRKKTVDSLLHQLKFNLAAKSRESNMAGLLAFETVVMTSVGTASQPRYEDMSIMLVPYVMTGGSTNIAELRELLFRCLIVLCRYSTTLFITNQLKDTVGFALKSIENGYQVAASFNMLSEIIVLVTDVAFRPFVNETCNAVRYVSGKSSKPCWEAVRCFSVICHVCPPVDVESYIEPCIENIFRWGLSLPLIESMPHIIASSSAKYRSRLEEGLLDMISVTLCGLPFRQQPGSKGTITMKVESEPTESQITVALDALVQFGFSDSELMGDFLRDSVLPLIDSESVSVRTAAVRTICTLLIPPGVKGELTMARRICVDVILSRMLVVGLSNPDPVVRKGILSSFTEPFYPFLKEVQFVTSIYAALGDEDISCRVAATVLLCRMTFHDPSHILPIFRKQIVQILHTVSTSDNTGAVQSGLQLLDAAASNAPQFVMNFADGIIKALGHHFSTVNIHSSILQHLLRCCTSVAHAAHFFGNTDAIFRVEVDRAYMLLKALPLDSESVELRLWCLRFLSATLGPQIEGRSPYEVYPHLYQQLSGIVKNNDEDLNVRLEALRCAGVIGALDISIFHSTVVNRTCRHEEMKRNEPSTLSHAMCCRVVIRSIASLLDLSEKRFSGGKDNVLRVGIQTILNIAESCPDSRGEIAVVIPPVVRAVSELSACRLLGTLLHELTQIIRYVGVAALSHAHLLYNLIDESWVKSSKYRFLAVRLALTLVTLEADGKAESRRSNMRMSPIKFDALNDIESSESLRYAIIEYILKHTQTLKTCVETVVTNLLRAAQRCPIDFALSVITTLRVVCFRLHVDEFAGLIVRGLLSCLKTRLSTSMRATEQNAFVSRIMSVFCVLMTVLQSEFVKYSSEVLRTLKTLRVSNNELITLHGTLMKGGVCTLSKGFVTEHQKQVVRLLKECEGIALRHVSDLDKVLSTRGNVDEKGWNSDDGERPLPFSEKLIISTTRTAPLTKEEWLRWLNDFSCVIMQESPYRVFRCISLPLTANTSPLVDCSPQFTQDIAPHAFRALWNFASASVRSSLADFFFQVLQQAMESSAVPDEVVSALLTVAEYMDNVGMALPIAPSILSRCAWGRGMLAKALYWCEAAYRKDPRGTAKYLFSLYRELQQSGLLMVTGHSESLKLLQGCIDNERSESDGSDEYSVKWLSRQESLRRMCGVGGRSRSDANSSFNGEDVKLDPEMENEVNTLYALSEAGDYDAVLEQWKVLFQKYNGRDEQKREENTLFYVSQCAADASIRLQAWDTLEDTTRWQLNDTVSYHVSRAALSIHKRRYEEATSAINEGRKLLLEDLSGLLHQSYTRAYEGLVIAQKLSELEEIVTVKRAEVVSSTHHLSRVLRLWSQRIEMMSSTVSAWKEVLGVRGLLIPPGEDVATRLRFVNLCRREKAKQHERFILCQLLGYRCPTSEQLMHSNANPRVVMQYISFLSANGELGPKSSYGLERDLLKRMIDTHSRNENAFLLSSAYARLGSSAELSEAVQCYKAATTYCPKWFHAWRMFAESNAEMLDVTFSDATCAAAIEGYIQSIKLGNSDSTIIQDVLKLLTLLSRHCDQESGLKELRKRVFEVSPRAWKLVVPQLIARLDSGSDGSCELVAEILTTVSFDCPLSLIYPLNLCAMSNSRRRRKYANIILDKLQSKHPLVVNQGRILVDELVRTSDLLHEQWYHMLECSATAFFDRNDYKGMLDVLLPLHEKLHLSTDTIVEAEFTCKFGNKLDRAQEWLQSYLRTGSIADLHSAWNIYHAVYQQIDKQIRSQSKLHLSFCSPKLFEARNLAVGLPDAMPSEDCAVRCIASFNGTLTVIGSKQRPKRLSVTTVDGEAQKYLLKGREDLRLDERVMQLFRLVNTLMMTDSRTCKNPGFQIQRYSVTPLKDTVGLIGWVSGCDTLHTLVTKYRKFRGIPPELELRMMNQIIVCDRPKTYDHLTMISKVEVMEFLADHTSGHDVRKAMWASASNCEMWLEQRQVFTTSSATTCMVGYILGLGDRHPNNVMIQRTSGLFVHIDFGDCFEVAMTRQMFPERVPFRLTRMIRNALDVFGVDGPFRSIAETAMCVLRDGSRSVLAILEAFIQDPLISWRLLNHMKKEPGDSTVHKNIDEQSEAVGPRMSSVAFPGAPVRDDMFTVDSKLTRCASIPDDDVVHKGVKVFQRVRSKLKGEEFLRTKGDTKSTDPKVQVARLIVEATDITNVAQSWAGWYPFW, translated from the coding sequence CGCATCTGCTTTTTATGGATTGCGGAAAATTACTTTGCAGTCGATCTCCAGTTAACAGGAAGAAAACGGTAGACTCGTTGCTTCATCAACTCAAGTTCAATCTCGCCGCGAAGTCTAGAGAGAGCAACATGGCTGGCTTGCTGGCCTTTGAAACTGTGGTGATGACTTCAGTGGGAACTGCATCTCAACCTCGATACGAGGATATGTCCATTATGCTGGTCCCTTATGTGATGACTGGGGGGTCCACCAACATTGCTGAGTTGAGAGAACTTCTCTTTCGCTGCCTTATCGTGCTGTGCCGCTATAGCACAACGTTGTTCATCACCAATCAACTGAAGGACACGGTTGGTTTTGCTCTCAAATCAATTGAGAACGGCTATCAAGTTGCCGCGTCGTTCAATATGCTCAGTGAAATCATTGTATTGGTTACAGACGTGGCGTTTCGTCCGTTCGTCAATGAAACATGCAATGCTGTGCGTTACGTATCTGGGAAGTCATCTAAACCGTGCTGGGAGGCAGTCAGATGCTTTTCAGTGATATGCCATGTATGCCCACCTGTCGATGTGGAGAGCTACATCGAGCCTTGCATAGAAAACATATTTCGTTGGGGATTGTCGCTGCCCCTTATCGAAAGCATGCCACACATCATAGCGTCGTCTAGCGCTAAGTACCGATCGAGGTTAGAGGAGGGTTTGTTGGATATGATTTCCGTAACTTTGTGCGGTCTACCGTTTCGTCAGCAACCCGGTTCGAAGGGTACCATTACCATGAAAGTGGAGTCAGAACCAACTGAGAGCCAAATAACAGTTGCTCTTGATGCATTAGTCCAATTTGGGTTTTCCGATTCGGAGCTGATGGGTGACTTCTTGCGGGACTCGGTGTTGCCCCTCATCGACAGTGAAAGTGTATCGGTTCGCACCGCGGCAGTTCGTACAATTTGCACGCTGCTAATCCCCCCTGGTGTTAAGGGTGAGCTTACAATGGCACGCAGAATATGTGTTGATGTAATTTTGTCTCGTATGCTTGTGGTTGGGCTGTCAAACCCCGACCCGGTCGTTAGGAAAGGAATTCTCTCTTCGTTTACAGAACCATTTTATCCGTTTTTGAAGGAGGTGCAGTTTGTGACTTCGATCTACGCTGCACTTGGGGATGAGGATATAAGTTGTCGGGTAGCTGCCACCGTACTGCTCTGCCGCATGACCTTTCACGACCCATCCCACATATTACCAATATTTCGCAAACAAATTGTTCAGATATTACATACGGTATCCACTAGCGACAACACAGGTGCCGTGCAAAGTGGGCTTCAACTGCTGGATGCAGCCGCATCCAACGCACCACAATTTGTCATGAACTTCGCGGATGGTATCATCAAAGCACTTGGGCACCATTTCTCAACGGTCAACATCCACTCTTCTATTTTGCAACATCTACTGCGTTGCTGTACGTCAGTAGCGCATGCTGCCCATTTTTTTGGGAATACCGATGCCATTTTCAGAGTAGAAGTGGACCGTGCGTACATGCTGCTCAAAGCTCTACCCCTTGACAGCGAGTCTGTTGAGTTGCGTTTGTGGTGTCTTCGGTTCCTGTCCGCTACACTGGGCCCGCAGATCGAAGGCCGGTCGCCGTATGAGGTGTACCCTCATCTTTACCAGCAGTTAAGCGGTATCGTGAAAAATAACGATGAGGACTTGAACGTTCGTCTTGAGGCACTACGCTGCGCCGGAGTTATTGGCGCACTTGACATCAGCATTTTCCATTCCACAGTCGTCAATCGGACTTGCAGACATGAGGaaatgaaacgaaacgaGCCGAGCACTCTTAGCCATGCCATGTGTTGCCGTGTGGTTATACGCTCCATCGCTTCTCTGCTGGATCTAAGTGAGAAGCGTTTTTCGGGGGGAAAAGATAATGTACTGCGTGTGGGAATTCAAACGATTCTCAACATTGCAGAATCATGCCCCGACTCGCGGGGAGAAATTGCCGTTGTGATTCCACCAGTGGTTCGTGCCGTGAGTGAACTCAGTGCGTGCCGTTTATTAGGCACTCTGCTGCATGAACTAACGCAGATCATAAGGTATGTTGGGGTGGCGGCACTTTCACATGCTCATTTACTGTACAATTTGATTGATGAGTCATGGGTAAAATCGTCAAAGTATCGTTTTCTTGCTGTCCGACTTGCTCTTACGCTTGTTACCCTTGAAGCGGACGGTAAGGCGGAATCGAGGAGGAGCAACATGCGGATGTCCCCCATCAAGTTTGACGCTCTTAACGATATTGAGTCATCCGAGTCCTTACGCTATGCCATCATAGAGTACATCTTGAAGCATACACAAACACTGAAAACGTGCGTGGAGACGGTTGTCACCAACCTCTTGCGGGCTGCACAGAGGTGTCCCATTGATTTTGCGTTGTCTGTCATAACGACGCTCCGTGTGGTTTGTTTCCGCCTTCACGTTGATGAATTTGCGGGTCTCATTGTTCGCGGGCTTCTCAGCTGTTTGAAAACTCGGCTTTCAACATCTATGAGGGCGACGGAGCAAAACGCGTTCGTCAGCCGCATCATGAGTGTTTTTTGCGTTTTAATGACAGTATTGCAGAGCGAGTTTGTCAAATATTCATCGGAGGTGCTTCGGACACTGAAAACCCTTCGCGTATCAAATAACGAATTAATTACCCTCCATGGAACGTTAATGAAGGGTGGCGTTTGCACCTTGAGTAAAGGTTTTGTAACAGAACATCAAAAGCAAGTGGTGCGACTCCTCAAGGAGTGTGAAGGCATCGCCCTTCGCCACGTCTCTGATTTGGACAAGGTGTTGAGCACACGGGGAAATGTGGACGAGAAGGGCTGGAATTCTGATGATGGAGAGcgcccccttcccttctctgagaAGCTGATCATCAGCACGACCAGAACGGCTCCCCTTACTAAGGAGGAATGGCTCAGGTGGCTCAATGACTTCTCTTGTGTCATCATGCAGGAATCCCCTTACAGAGTTTTTCGGTGTATCTCGCTACCGCTGACTGCTAACACCTCGCCACTGGTGGATTGCTCACCCCAGTTCACTCAAGATATCGCTCCGCACGCGTTTCGGGCCCTCTGGAACTTTGCGAGTGCATCCGTTCGCTCGTCTCTCGCCGATTTCTTCTTCCAGGTTCTACAACAAGCCATGGAGTCCTCCGCTGTACCCGATGAGGTGGTCTCCGCTCTCCTCACCGTCGCGGAATATATGGACAATGTGGGGATGGCACTTCCCATTGCTCCCAGTATTCTTTCTAGATGTGCATGGGGTCGGGGGATGCTCGCAAAGGCTCTCTATTGGTGCGAAGCGGCATACAGGAAGGATCCTCGGGGGACAGCGAAGTACCTGTTTAGTCTTTACCGTGAATTGCAGCAGTCGGGGCTTCTTATGGTCACTGGACATTCAGAAAGCTTGAAACTCCTACAAGGATGTATTGACAATGAGCGTAGTGAATCGGATGGTAGCGACGAGTACTCAGTGAAGTGGTTATCGCGGCAGGAGTCTCTCCGGCGAATGTGTGGGGTGGGTGGTCGTTCCCGCTCGGATGCCAACAGTTCCTTCAATGGTGAGGATGTGAAGTTAGACCCTGAAATGGAAAATGAGGTTAATACATTGTACGCACTAAGCGAAGCTGGTGATTATGATGCAGTGCTTGAGCAGTGGAAGGTACTGTTTCAAAAATATAACGGTAGGGACGAgcagaagagggaagaaaacaccCTTTTCTACGTGTCACAGTGCGCCGCTGATGCTTCAATACGCCTACAGGCGTGGGATACACTGGAGGACACCACGCGTTGGCAACTAAACGATACTGTGTCGTACCATGTCTCGCGTGCTGCGCTTAGCATTCACAAGCGCCGCTACGAAGAGGCAACTTCGGCAATCAATGAGGGACGGAAGCTACTTTTAGAGGATCTTTCAGGGCTTTTGCATCAATCGTACACTCGCGCGTACGAAGGTCTCGTTATTGCGCAAAAGCTGTCTGAATTGGAGGAGATCGTGACGGTAAAGCGAGCGGAGGTGGTGTCTTCAACGCATCATCTGAGCCGCGTCCTGCGTTTGTGGAGCCAACGCATTGAGATGATGTCCTCTACAGTTTCTGCATGGAAGGAGGTCCTCGGGGTGCGTGGCTTGCTCATTCCGCCAGGCGAGGACGTTGCTACACGTCTTCGCTTTGTGAATCTTTGTCGGCGCGAGAAGGCAAAGCAACACGAGCGTTTCATTTTGTGTCAGTTGTTGGGTTATCGCTGCCCAACATCGGAACAGCTCATGCACAGCAACGCAAACCCCCGTGTAGTGATGCAGTACATTAGTTTTCTCTCTGCAAACGGTGAGCTTGGACCAAAGAGTTCTTATGGTCTCGAGCGTGACCTGCTGAAGAGGATGATCGATACACACTCAAGGAATGAGAACGCTTTTCTCTTGTCGAGCGCTTATGCGAGGCTTGGCAGCAGTGCAGAACTTTCTGAGGCTGTGCAATGCTACAAGGCGGCTACAACTTATTGCCCTAAATGGTTCCACGCGTGGCGCATGTTTGCGGAGTCGAATGCGGAGATGCTCGATGTCACATTCTCCGACGCCACATGCGCAGCCGCAATTGAAGGCTATATACAGAGCATTAAACTGGGAAACTCAGATTCCACCATTATTCAGGATGTTTTGAAGCTCCTCACTTTACTCAGTCGTCATTGTGATCAGGAAAGTGggttgaaggagttacgtaaGCGGGTTTTCGAGGTGTCGCCGCGCGCTTGGAAATTGGTGGTTCCGCAACTCATTGCGCGTCTGGACTCCGGTTCCGATGGCAGCTGTGAGCTTGTCGCGGAGATTCTAACAACTGTCAGTTTTGATTGTCCACTCTCGCTAATTTATCCCCTCAACCTGTGCGCAATGTCCAACTCTAGGAGGCGGAGGAAGTACGCAAATATAATTCTTGACAAACTGCAGAGCAAACACCCTCTCGTGGTTAACCAGGGGCGAATCCTTGTAGACGAGTTGGTGCGGACTTCGGACCTCTTGCATGAGCAGTGGTATCATATGCTGGAATGTTCCGCTACCGCATTTTTTGACCGAAACGACTATAAAGGTATGCTAGACgtgcttcttcctttgcACGAGAAGCTGCACCTCTCCACAGATACTATTGTCGAGGCTGAGTTTACTTGTAAGTTCGGCAACAAGCTTGATAGGGCCCAAGAGTGGCTTCAATCATACCTCCGAACGGGATCTATAGCTGACCTTCACTCGGCTTGGAACATTTACCATGCAGTTTATCAACAAATCGACAAACAGATAAGGTCTCAAAGTAAGTTGCACCTTTCATTTTGTAGTCCAAAGCTGTTTGAAGCAAGAAATCTCGCAGTGGGACTCCCCGATGCGATGCCATCCGAGGATTGTGCGGTAAGGTGTATTGCCTCCTTTAACGGCACACTCACTGTGATTGGAAGTAAACAGCGACCTAAGAGGCTTAGCGTCACAACAGTGGATGGAGAAGCACAAAAGTATTTGTTGAAGGGTCGTGAGGATCTGCGTCTTGATGAGAGGGTAATGCAACTCTTTAGACTTGTGAACACTCTCATGATGACGGACTCAAGAACCTGCAAGAATCCTGGATTCCAGATTCAGCGGTATTCTGTCACACCACTCAAGGACACGGTGGGTCTTATTGGTTGGGTTAGCGGCTGTGACACGTTACACACGCTCGTGACGAAGTACAGGAAGTTTCGTGGTATTCCACCGGAGCTCGAGTTGCGCATGATGAATCAAATCATTGTATGCGATAGGCCAAAAACCTACGACCACCTCACGATGATATCGAAGGTTGAGGTGATGGAGTTCCTTGCAGATCATACTTCAGGTCACGATGTTAGAAAAGCAATGTGGGCCTCAGCTTCCAATTGTGAGATGTGGCTTGAGCAAAGGCAGGTGTTTACAACATCTTCGGCAACCACGTGTATGGTTGGTTATATTCTCGGTTTGGGGGATCGGCACCCCAACAATGTGATGATTCAACGTACGTCTGGGTTATTTGTCCATATCGATTTTGGTGACTGCTTTGAAGTTGCGATGACACGTCAAATGTTCCCTGAAAGGGTGCCCTTCCGCTTGACACGAATGATACGCAATGCATTGGACGTGTTTGGTGTCGACGGACCATTTCGTTCAATCGCAGAGACCGCCATGTGCGTTCTGCGCGATGGAAGCCGAAGCGTGCTTGCCATTCTTGAGGCCTTTATTCAGGACCCACTCATCTCTTGGAGGTTATTGAACCACATGAAAAAGGAACCTGGGGACTCTACAGTACATAAAAACATTGATGAACAAAGTGAAGCGGTGGGGCCGCGGATGTCATCCGTTGCATTTCCTGGTGCACCTGTAAGGGACGATATGTTCACTGTGGACTCCAAACTCACCCGCTGTGCATCCATACCGGATGACGATGTGGTTCATAAAGGTGTTAAGGTCTTTCAGCGAGTCCGATCGAAGCTGAAAGGGGAGGAGTTCTTAAGAACAAAAGGCGACACCAAAAGTACGGATCCAAAAGTACAGGTTGCACGGCTGATTGTTGAGGCGACAGATATTACTAACGTCGCTCAGTCATGGGCGGGTTGGTATCCGTTCTGGTAa